The Oscillatoria sp. FACHB-1407 nucleotide sequence TTGTGTTGCAGAGTCGGAGTCTAACTCCACTAACACCTCAATGGCTTCGGGTTGTAAAGCAGTCGGATCAGCACGACGGGCTTCATCAAGCGTCGTCAGCGGAGAGGCAGCAACCATTTTGACGCGACCTGTTACGCCCTCAGTTTGCTCCACCATTGCATCAGGAATCAGTGTCACTTCCATGCCCGGTTGAATGCGATCGCCCTCGCCTGGTTCAAAGTAGGTCAACCCAACCAACTTGTCTGATGTGCTGGTCGGATGCACTAAAATCGCTCGACCCGTCGCCATGATGGAAAGGCGTCCCCACACGCTCCATCCGACGGCTAAACCCACCAGCGATGCTAATGCGACTAGCGAAAGCCAACTTCGCGCATTGACCACTTGCATCAACTGGTCTAGCTGTTCTGGTGACGATAACCGTTCGAGCGATTCTCGTCGAAAAATGCTGGTTTGCGAATCAGAATTCATCATGGTTCCCACTCATTCAAGTGATTCCTAGCCGTTTCAACATCCAACTAAATCGAGCGGCTCCCTGTGAGACGTGGTGCAGCGATTCTAAATTGAGTTCATCGTCATACTCCATGTCCTGATCCATCTGGTCGGGCTTTGGATCAGGCTGTTGCGGACATCCCAGTAGCTCAATTGCTGTTTGCACCGCCTCTAAAAGCTGAAGTGCGAGAATGCGGTAAAACCGGGACGCAAACCCCATATCCTGTTGTAGTTTCATTATTAGTTGCGATCGCGGAATCGCCAGCACCAATGACTCTTCAATGGCTCTCACCGAAACGGGTGATGGACTCATCGTCAGAAACGAACTGGTGCCGCTCATCTCCCCTCTTGAGAGGCGATCAATTACTTTCTGGGAACTCGCAATTTTGTTGACACACTCAAAACACAGGGTCAGCGGATTCACATCCCCTTCGTAAACCGATACGGATAGCAACCCATCCAGAATGATGTACAGCGCATCAAGCGGTCTACCTGCTTGGATCAGCGACGTATTGGGAGCCAGCTTTTGTAACTGACCTGCTGCGACCAACCAATCCACATCGCTGTCACGCAGTTCGCCAAATACAAACAACGCTTCTTTAACGGGCTGATCCGTCGCGGCTCGCAATTGTGTGGGCATCGTCAACATTTGTTGCAGTCGTTCTGTCAAAATCAGCGCGATCGCCCGATAAAAGTGAGTGCTGAAGTGACTATCTTGTTGCAACTTTGAGGTCAATCGCTGATGTGGAATTGAGAGCACGATCGAATCTTTCACTGCCCTGACAAAAACCCCTGTTGATTGCACATTAAACAGGGATGTCACTCCCACCACTTCCCCTTCCGAGAAGCGGGTAATCTCTTTTTCGATAGGATGGTCAGACATCGCTGCACCAGCGCAACCTGCGCCCTGTTGCGGTACGCTGACTGTCAATATGCCATCGAGCAGAAGATGAATGGTGTCTGACTCCGTTTGAGGTTGGAGCAACACAGTTCCGGCGAGAATCTGTTGCTGTTGACCTGCGGTAATGAGCCAATCGATATCTGTATTACTGAGTTCTTGCAGCAGAATTCCTGCCATAGATTCCCGCCATGGATTGTTGCGACTTGGAGTTACATATAGGAAATAATGTAGGTTGGATAGAGTTTTAACAAAATCCAACAGAGATGGCGATCGCTACAGTTGTGCTAACCCAGATTTTGCATCTCTGGAAACAATCGCCCGCAAATAAATGGCGTACTACGGAATCCCGTCCGTAACGCTTCAGGCATTTAAACAAACTAATGAAAAAATAGACTAAAGAAACATAGCAAAGCTGATAAAAAGTGCTAACTCCAGTGAAAAGAGTCGCGATTTCAGCATTGCTATGTTCGTTTGGTGTGACCCTCAGGTGAGTGTGACCTTCAGGTAAGCTAACTAAAACACCTATTTAGCGTGTGGGTTGATGATGTCACTGGTGTCAACTGTAGGGTTATTGAGGTCACTGGGATTAGAATCTCCAGAAGGAGGACGAACCCCACCAGCGACTGCTTTCAGTTGATCTTCCGAAAGCTCTTCTTGCTTGACCGAATCCTGTTGGGTTTTATTTTGCTCAGCCATGAGATGTTATCCTCGTGTTACACATTGGGAGATAGGACACTAGTCAGATCTCAAGCAGATTTGCGCTGATGAATCTACACTAGTGAGTTGATACAAGAGCTTTCAAACCGATTTGGTTGTGAACGAATTTCTTGTATATGTTGCAGTGTAGGAATGTTGTCTTGCTAAAGCCTTAATAGAACATGAGTTTTGACTGAGAAAAAGATGAGTGTTCCCTGAGAAAGAATCCAACAGATGGTGTGATGTAGATATAGCCGTAAAATTGTTTTGGGAGTGACCAATACAAGAACTGATTATAGCAAAAAATCTTCAGATTTTCTTAATATTTGTTTGGCGAAATTAGAGTTACGAAGCTAATAAAATACGCCTTTGATAGAGCATTCAGAATGGGTGAAATCAGTTGGCTGGAGTAGCACCATCACTGATAAGAGTCAATTTATAAAGTAAATCTTAAGGTCTAAAACATTTGATATTGCTTGATCCCCCCTTACCCCCCTTTTCAAGGGGGGAACCCAGGCAAGAGACTGAAGTCCCCCTTTTTAAGGGGGATTTAGGGGGATCGAGAACTTTGTTTATGAATCAGCTCTAAGAGGTTGAACTTTTGTAGATGAATGTATAGCTTTGATTAGAAAGCTTAAGACAAAGGCAATGGCTCAAACCCTGACGTCTGTCGCTTGAAATGTAGCCTTTACATCAAATTGGCTCAGCTTAACCTGAAGTTTGAGAAAACTGTATTACTTATCAGTTGATTCTTAGACAGTTCTCATTTACCTCGATAAAAATCACGCCACGATCGCAGTGTTCAATATTTGCACTTGTGGTTATGAATTCATCCTCTCAACCAACAGTCATTGTGGGAGGTGGTTTTGTTGGATTATTCACTGCTTTACATCTAGAGCAGCAAAACTATCCCCATCCGATTATTTTGATTGAACCGCGCGATCGCTTTGTGTTCAAGCCCCTGTTATATGAATTGCTGACAGGCGAAATGCACACAGACCAAATTTGCCCACTGTATACTGAGTTACTTGCAGATCGGTCAATATTGTTCGTTCAAGATACGGTTCAGACGATTGATCTACATCACAGCTATGTGCAGTTGTCATCGGGGCAATCCTACCCCTACAGCAAGCTGGTGTTGGCATTGGGGAGCCGAGCCACCTATTTTAATACGCCTGGAGCATCCGACTATGCTTTCCCACTGACGTCAGATCAGGAAGCGATCGCCCTACGAGATCACTTGAAGACTTGCTTGAGACAGGCGAGGCAGACGCCCGATCCTGAGGAACGCCTGCGTCTATTGACCGTCGCGATCGCAGGAGCCGGACCTGCTGGAGTAGAACTTGCCTGCGCGTTGGCTGACATCTTGCCTGTTTGGTATGACGACATGGGTGGCAATTATGAGGAGTTGCGGATTGTGCTGGTCAATCGCAGTGGTGAGATTCTCAAAGGCGACATCAACAGCCAGTTGCGGACGACGGCTCAACGTGCTCTCAACCAACGCACGATTCCGGTTGAACTGTTGCTGGATACAGCCGTGACAGAGATTCATCCGAATGGGATGAATTATCAACAACATGGAAAGCTTAATTTTCTGCCTGCGGCAACGATCGCCTGGACTGCCGGAACCGAACCGCATCCCCTGCTCAAAGAATTGCCCGTTGCGCCTGAGCACCGCAATCGTCGGGGGCAACTTCAGGTATCGCCGACGCTGCAATTACCAGGATTCCCAGAGGTATTTGTAGGAGGTGACAATGCCTATGTGAAGGATGCACCACAACCCGCTACGGCTCAGGTGGCGTATCAGCAAGGCAAGGCGATCGCCCACAATTTACAGGCTCTGGTGCAGGGACGAATGCTCCATCCGGCTCATGTCACCTTACGGGGCACGTTGATGAAATTGGGCATTGGGGAAGGTGTTGCGAATGTGTTCGATCGCTTTGAAGTCAAAGGAGAATTGGGTCACTTAATCCGCCAGGGAACGTATCTGGAATTGTTGCCGACCCCTGCCCACAACGCTAAAGCCACAGCTGAATGGTTTGCCGATCATCTCCTTCAGCGTCATCAACCCCGCTCTCTCAACCCCAACCATCAACATCACACTCCTTTGATTGCAGGGATCAGTGCGATCGCTGCCAGTATGCTCTTGACCTTGCCGTTTGCGTGGCGTGCTGCCCAACCCCAACAGTTTCAAACAACGCTGTCGTGGACAGGGCTACCAACGTTGCTCGACAACTTAACCCCATCTGATTAGTCAATGGTCAATGGTCAATGGTCAATGGTCAATGGTCAATGGTCAATGGTCAGTGGTCAGTGGTCAATGGTCGATGGTCAATGGTCAATGGTCGTTAGTTAAGTAACGTGAATTCGGGATAAGGATTTCGGCTGTTAAAACCGCCGCTAGCGGAGCAAAACCGACCGGCGTCGGTTCGTCAAATCCGGCCTTTTCCAGAGTCCGCGTCGGTGGACTTCGTTTAATAGCCGCGAATTCATTCGCCGGGTTCTTAAACCGAACTGACGTTAAGTAGGAAAACCTAATTAAACTCAATCCAGAATTCGGGTTTCGGCTCCGCTCAACCTGCTAGCAGAGAGATTTAGAGCATTGAGCGCAGTCGAAACGCATCTCTCAAATCCCAGATTTCCAGCTATTTCAGTTTTAGGAGAACATCACCATGAACGCTTTGAACAATCTACTCAACTTCAGAATCTCCCTTAAAAAAGCGATGTTGATTAATCGTATGACAATGGGGATCTTCTTCCTGGTGTCGGGCATTGCCAACTATCTCAACTTCAATGTCGAGAATGGGTTTTATCAAACCGTTCTGACTCTCAAACTCCAACTTTGGGGACCGTTTCCTGCCGGGTGGGAAGGCATTGGACCCTTACCCGCGTTGATTGCCATTCCCTATGCCTGGTTGCTACCGCTCGCAGAAATTGTGTTAGGCACCTTATTTGCCCTCGGCTTATGGATTCGCTGGACAGGCTTACTCCTGATCCTGATGACATTTAGTATCATTCTCGCCTTTGGCATCATTCCTGCCGGAAGTTTATTTCCCAATGCAGCGGAAAGCTTCAACAAAAACATCATGTTTATGACGCTGATTTGGATGTGTATTGCCTACGAAGTCGATACAAAACGAGCACGTATGCGCCGCACTGAAGAACGGCTTTATCTCAGTTCGATTGGTGATTCTGGTAATGCCCAATAGCAAAGGGGCTTAGGGAGTGGGGAGTGAGGGAGTAGAGGGGTGAGGGAGTGAGGTAGTAGATAATGCCTCCTTCTTATCCTTCATCCTTTATCTTTCATCTTTCATCTTTCATCTTTCATCCCTCTTCCCTCTTCTCTCTTCTCTCTTCCCTCTTCTCTCTTCTCTCTTCTCTCTTCTCTCTTCTCTCATCCTTTATCCTTTATCCTTTATCCTTTATCCTTTATCCTTCTCTCTTCTCTCTTCTCTCATCCTTTATCCTTTATCCTTTATCCTTTATCCTTTATCCTTTCCTCTTCCCTCTTCTCTCATCCTTTATCCTTTATCCTTTATCCTTTCCTCTTCTCTCTTCTCTCTTCTTTTTTCCCTTATGTCTACACCACACTACGACGTCATCATCATTGGAACTGGGGCAGGTGGCGGCACCCTGGCTCATCGTCTCGCACCCAGTGGCAAAAAAATCCTGGTTCTGGAACGGGGAACGTTTCTCCCCCGTGAAAAGGAGAACTGGGACACGGTGCAAGTATTTCAAAAAGACCGCTATCACACTTCGGATGTCTGGTATGACCGGGATGGTGAACCCATTCATCCGGGGACAGGATATTGGGTGGGCGGCAATACCAAAGTTTATGGGGGTGCTTTATTTCGTTGGCGCGAGAGGGACTTTGAACAGGTCATTCACACAGGCGGAATTTCACCAGAGTGGCCTCTCAAATACCGCGATTTTGAACCTTATTACACTGAAGCCGAAAAGCTATACGACGTGCATGGCAAATCTGGACAAGACCCAACAGAACCCTATCGTAGTGAAGAATATCCCCATCCAGCGATCGCCCATGAGCCTCGTATTGCTGAGATTCATGATGCACTGCAAGCGAAAGGCTATCATCCCTTTCATCTGCCATTGGCGATTAAATTGAATGAGGCGAATCGCCGCTTAGGAGCCTGTATTCGCTGCAATACCTGTGATGGGTTTCCCTGTCTGGTTAACGGCAAGGCGGACTCCGACATTAACTGCATTCGTCCCACGGTAGATACCTCGACCAACGTCACTTTGTTTACAGAGGCAGAAGTGTTGCGCCTGCACACCAGTGTCTCTGGGCGAGAAGTGACCCATGTAGAGGCACGGGTTGCCGGACATCGCACGCTCTTCTCGGCAGATATTGTGGTGGTGTCGTGTGGTGCAATTAATTCTGCGGTGTTGCTGTTAAAGTCAGCAAATGATCAGCATCCCTATGGGCTGGCAAACAGTTCTGATCAGGTGGGACGCAACTTCATGAAACACCAAAATGGGGCGATCGTGGGTGTTGCTCGTAAACTGAATCCTACGTTGTTTCAGAAGACGATGGGCTTCAATGATTTCTATTGGGGTGAACCTGGATTTGACTATCCGATGGGGCATGTCCAACTCCTCGGCAAGGTTAATAAAGATCTGGTTGCTCTGGATGCGCCTAAATTTGCTCCGGGAATGGCGTTGGACGAAGTGGCAAAACGTTCCGTGGATTGGTGGCTCACGGCTGAAGATCTACCCGATCCCAAGAACCGCGTCACGGTGCAAAACAGCACCATTACTCTCGACTACACCGATAACAACATCGCTGCCTTCGATCGCCTCTTATACCGATGGACAGAGGTGTTGCAATCCATCGACTGCGGCGACCATATCCTGCCCTGTTCCCTCTACTTCCGCAAACGAGTGCCGTTGCAGGGTGTGGCGCACCAGTGTGGCACCTGTCGGTTTGGTGAAGACCCAACAACCTCGGTGTTGGATCTCAACTGTCGTACCCATGACGTTGATAACTTGTACGTTGTGGATGGTAGTTTCTTCCGCTCTAGCGCAGCGGTGAACCCAACGTTGACGATTATTGCCAATGCTCTGCGGGTGGGAGATCACCTGCTCGATCGCCTGAAGTAGCCCTATGAGCGTCATGACGAAACATTCTGTGATCTTCGATCGCATTCCCAGTGTTGTTTATCTCTGGACAGCCATTCTGATTTTTGCGGCATCTAACGCAGTAACCCGCAAAGTGACCGAGATTGGAGCACAGCATTTGATTGATGGGCGTAATCCCATTTCACTATGTAATGTTCTTTTTGTGGGCAATCTTTGTGCATTAGTTGTAATGATTAGTGTGTTTGGTAGGCAGTGGAATAAACGCACACTGCGGCAATTGTCATACCAGGATTGGCTCAGTTTAGTTGCGATCGCCATGCTTTCTGGGGCACTGGCTCCAGCTTTGATTTTCGCGGCACTCGACACAACAAATGTTACGAATGTAGTGCTGATCGGTCGCCTGGAACCTCCCCTCACGCTGATTTTTAGCGTTCTTCTGCTAAAGGCACGGGTGAATGTCTGGACTGCGTTAGGGTCGCTCGTGTCGCTGGTCGGGGTCACTGTGACTGCTGTAATTGCCAGTAGCGAACACGTCATGATGCCTCTGATGGGAGGGCTATTTCACGTTGGTCGAGGAGAGTTGATGACCGCGATCGCCGCCTGTGTGTTAGCGATCGCTACGGTGATTAGCAAATCTCGCCTGAAGCACATTCCTCTGGGCATTTTCAACATCGTGCGGGTGGGTTTGGGAACAGTGGTTTTTTTCGTGTTGGCGAATGTGTTGTACGGGGCACAGCATTTTGTCGATGTATTCTCGCCTTTTCTTTGGAAGTGGATGCTGTTGTATGGGTCGGTGATTGTTGTCGCAGGACAGCTTTGCTGGTTTGCCGGATTGCGTCACTCTACACCTGCCATGACGACGTTAGCGAGTTCGTTTAACCCAATAGCGGCGATCGCAATGGCGTATCTGATTTTGGGAGAAATCCCCACAGCAGCCCAATACACGGGAGCCACGATTATCCTGGCAGGAGTTGTGTTGAGCTTGATTGGCAGCTTACAGGAGATAAAATCCAGGAAGCACGCCGATCCTACGCCCTATGGTCAACAAATGGGAATGATTACGGGGTTTAGAGGAGTGTGAGAGAAGAGAGAAGAGGGAAAATAAGGATAAAGGATGAAGGATAAAGGATGAAGGATAAAGGATGAAGGATAAAGGATGAAGGATAGGAAGGCGCATTGAGGGTATGTTCAGAATTTTGTGTAAAATCCTATCCCGCCTTCGCTCTAACCTAACGTGAATTCGGGATAAGGATTTCGGCGGTTTTAACCACCGCTATGGGAGCAAAACCGACCTGCGTCGGTTCGTCAAATCCTGCCTTTTCCGGAGTTCGCGTTGGCGGACTTCGCTCTAATAGCCGCGAATTCATTCGCCGGGCTCCTAAACTTTCTACCTCCGACCTGGCAACCTTACCGTCACGGTTGTACCCACCTCGGCTGATGACTCAATGCACAACTCTCCATGATGTGCCTCAACAATACGCTTGACGATCGCCAGTCCTAATCCGTTACCGTTGGTCTTGGTGGTAAAAAAGGGTTTGGTCAGTTTTACCAGAATATCGGGCGGAATGGGATCACCAGTGTTATGAACTTGAACGACGATTTGGTTCGATTGATCCCTCTGCAAGGACACCGTAATAACGGCTCCGTCGTCTACAGCCTCGCAAGCGTTGGTCACCAGGTTAATCAACACCTGTTTGAGTTTGTCGCGATCGCCCAAAACAGGGGCAGCAGTAGCGGCAGAGTTAAACCGCAGGGGTTTAGTTGAGGCAACAGGCAAATCGCGCAAGGTGTGCAGAGTTTCTGTAATCAAACTGGTTAAGTCTAGTTCGATTTGATTCAGCGTTTGCGGTTTGGCGTATAGCAAAATCTGATTGAGTAATCGTTGGAGGCGATCGCCCTCATCCAGTGCAAGTGCCAGGTATTCCTGAAAGCGTCCTGACAGTTCCAATCGTTTGAAGGCCCCAAGCCCCATGACCATTGTCGTCAGGGGATTGCGGACTTCGTGGACGATCATCGAGGCGAGTTCCCCAATTTCTGCGAGACGTTCCAAGGCTTTGGCGGCTTGCTTGAGAACAGTGATATCTGTAGTTACGCCCAGTAAGCAGGGTTCTCCGTCTAAGTCGATAATGTCAGCAGAAACCAGGGCTAAAAAGGTGTCCCCGGATTTACGTCGCAGTTCTACTTCAACGTTGGAGACAGTCCCCTGTTCCTGGAGTAACCGAGTAATGGTTGCGCGATCGTCTGTTTTAACCCAGATGTTGAGATCGAATGCACTCTGACCAATCACTTCCTCGTGCTCGTAGCCTAACATCCGCAGGAAGCTGTCATTTACCTCTAGAAATCGTCCTTCCTTAATTGTGGTAATCGTGATGCCGCTGGGAGACGACCGAAACGCTTTAGAAAACTTTTCTTGAGATGCTCGAATCACAGCTTCGGCTTGTTGACGCTCCATCTCAGCCGCTGCCCGTGCCGCAAAAATTTCCAGGATGGCGGTACTGCGAGGAATGTCTGCAAGGGGTTGATCGTCCAAGACGGCTAAGTGTCCCAACAGTTTACCGGAAGAGTCCCGCAGTGCAACGCCTGCATAACTCTGAGCTTTCATCTCAGGTAGCGAGTCATCTTCAGGAAACAGAAGTTGCAGTTGATCCGGATAACATTGACAGGTTTGGCTGTTAATTACCTGTTCGCAGGCAGTACCGTAGACATCGTATTCAAAGTTCTCGATGAACTCGTTTTGATACCAACAGGCGATCGTGCGGAGACGAGTGGGTGCATTGCTGTCACATTCAGTAATGAAAGCATAATAGACATCGAGAGCTTGCGCGAGAGAACGCACGAGAGAATGAAAAAAGTCTTTGCGAGTAACGCCTGCCGTTGCTTCAACGATTAACCGGAGTGTTTGTTCTGAACGTTGTCGTTCTAAAACTTCGCGTTCCAGTATTTGATTGGTTCGTACCAGGTCAGCCGTTCGTTGTTGGACTCGCGCCTCTAATTCGTTGTACAACCGGGCATTGTCGATGGCGATCGCCGCTTGAGCAGAGAGGAGTTGAACAATTTCCAAATGGCTATCTGTAAAAGCGTCGGTGACAAATGTATTTTCGAGATAAATAATTCCAGTAAGTTTGTTTTGATTGATTAAAGGAACACACAACACTGACCTGGGTCTTACAACAATTGGCTGACGAAACAATCGTTGAGCTTTCGATATATCTCCGAGAATGATATTCTCGTGGGTTTGAGCAACGAAGTGGATGATATCTACAGAAGCGTGATCAATCGTATCTTTGGGTGTTAGTGGAATCGAATGCAAGACTTCAATGTGGGGAGAATTTGCAGTTCCCTCGGCTTCAATAAAGAACTGTTCGTCTTTCTCTAAAATTAAATAGCCACGTTCTGCACCTGTATTTTCAATCAGGATATTCATCAACGTAACCAATAGTTGATCCAGCACAATTTCACGGGACAATGCCTGTGCCGCTTTCATGGCGGTTGTCAGGTTGAGCGCACTGGATGTCATGGGATGATTCTGCCCTTGGATCTAGGTTCATCATCTCTGTTCAGCGATAGAGATTGAAGAGAATGTATTGTTTTTTATTATTTTTGCAGTGGTTTCACAGGATCTAATACCAATTCAGTTCAGAAAGGCTACACCTATAATCCCTTTTCCCTTGCCTACGGTGTATATACATCTCTGTTTTTTCAATGGTAGTGTCTTGCTCACGGCACGAGCAAGATGCTCGCACTACCCTAACTTTTAACTGTGACGCAGCACTAGCCCTGGTCAGCTTCCTGACAAAAACTTAAAGTCCCCCAAGGATTGAGGGACAATGGCTGTATGAACTTGCCAGGAAGGAGTCCTGAAGCTTTACTACCCGATGATTTGGGAGGTATCCACAGTGCGGTTGCCCAGGTCAGAAGGATTGGAGTCACCGGAGGGAGGCTTCGCTGCAATGATTTGGGAGGTATCCACAGTGCGGTTGCCCAGGTCAGAAGGATTGGAGTCACCGGAGGGAGGCTTTGCCGCAATGATTTGAGAGGTATCCACGGTGCGGTTGCCCAGGTCGGAAGGATTGGAGTCACCGGAGGGGGGCTTTGCCGCAATGATTTGAGAGGTATCCACGGTGCGGTTGCCCAGGTCGGAAGGATTGGAATCACCGGAGGGGGGCTTTGCCGCAATGATTTGAGAGGTATCCACGGTGCGGTTGCCCGAATCAGAAGGATTGGAATCACCGGAGGGAGGCTTTGCTGCCACAGTAATTGAAGCGATGGGAGCCAGGGTAACTCCCAGTACTAAAGCAGTCAATCCAGCAAACATTAAGCGTTTCATTAGTGTTCTCCTTGAGAGCATGTTTCAGGTGAAGTTTGAAATTCATCCTTCGTTTGTCATGCTTTTATACTGCACTGCTAGTCTGAAGACGCTTTGAAGGTTAGCTGAAAACTTGCTGAATGTTGTCTGTGCAATCCTAAAGGTTGCCTGTGAAGTCTGAGAATATAGCGATCGCCATTAGCGGGAACTGGTTGCCAACCAGGCTCGCAGTACCTCTGCGACTGTCCATGCCTGAGCAATACATCCCCGTGGGGTAAATGGGACATCGCCATCAAAGATTTCGCTCAGGCTCCCTAAGCCATGATCAACTAAATGGTTTGCCATCGGTTCTAAAAACTGGCGTGCCTGTTCTGGATTGCCATATACCCGCAGATGCGCCAGGGCAAAGGAGCCGAGCAACCATCCCCAGACGGTTCCCTGGTGATATACACTGTCGCGTTGGGAGGAGTTGCCGCCATAATGCCCCTGATACTGGGGGTCGTTGGGAGCCAGCGATCGCAACCCATGAGAGGTCAACAGCGATCGCCCACACACATCCACGACTGATTTTTGTTGAGTCGCTGTTAAGGGACTTTCGGGGAGGGATACGGCAAAGATCTGGTTCGGACGCAGGGAGGCATCACTGCCCTCTGGGGTATCTAACACGTCGTAGCAGTAGCCCAGTTCACCGTTCCAGAAGCGGTCGAACTTGGCGAGTGTGCGGTTAGCGAGGGCTTCATACTCCTGGTGAGGTTTGCCAATGTGACGGGCAAACTTTGCCATCGTTCGCAGAGCGTTGTACCACAGGGCATTAATTTCAATCGGTTTACCTATGCGGGGAGTGATGACGCGATCGCCTACTCTGGCATCCATCCAGGTCAATTGCACGCCTGCTTCTCCGGCATAGAGTAACCCGTCGCTGGAG carries:
- a CDS encoding GAF domain-containing sensor histidine kinase — translated: MTSSALNLTTAMKAAQALSREIVLDQLLVTLMNILIENTGAERGYLILEKDEQFFIEAEGTANSPHIEVLHSIPLTPKDTIDHASVDIIHFVAQTHENIILGDISKAQRLFRQPIVVRPRSVLCVPLINQNKLTGIIYLENTFVTDAFTDSHLEIVQLLSAQAAIAIDNARLYNELEARVQQRTADLVRTNQILEREVLERQRSEQTLRLIVEATAGVTRKDFFHSLVRSLAQALDVYYAFITECDSNAPTRLRTIACWYQNEFIENFEYDVYGTACEQVINSQTCQCYPDQLQLLFPEDDSLPEMKAQSYAGVALRDSSGKLLGHLAVLDDQPLADIPRSTAILEIFAARAAAEMERQQAEAVIRASQEKFSKAFRSSPSGITITTIKEGRFLEVNDSFLRMLGYEHEEVIGQSAFDLNIWVKTDDRATITRLLQEQGTVSNVEVELRRKSGDTFLALVSADIIDLDGEPCLLGVTTDITVLKQAAKALERLAEIGELASMIVHEVRNPLTTMVMGLGAFKRLELSGRFQEYLALALDEGDRLQRLLNQILLYAKPQTLNQIELDLTSLITETLHTLRDLPVASTKPLRFNSAATAAPVLGDRDKLKQVLINLVTNACEAVDDGAVITVSLQRDQSNQIVVQVHNTGDPIPPDILVKLTKPFFTTKTNGNGLGLAIVKRIVEAHHGELCIESSAEVGTTVTVRLPGRR
- a CDS encoding cyclic nucleotide-binding domain-containing protein, yielding MAGILLQELSNTDIDWLITAGQQQQILAGTVLLQPQTESDTIHLLLDGILTVSVPQQGAGCAGAAMSDHPIEKEITRFSEGEVVGVTSLFNVQSTGVFVRAVKDSIVLSIPHQRLTSKLQQDSHFSTHFYRAIALILTERLQQMLTMPTQLRAATDQPVKEALFVFGELRDSDVDWLVAAGQLQKLAPNTSLIQAGRPLDALYIILDGLLSVSVYEGDVNPLTLCFECVNKIASSQKVIDRLSRGEMSGTSSFLTMSPSPVSVRAIEESLVLAIPRSQLIMKLQQDMGFASRFYRILALQLLEAVQTAIELLGCPQQPDPKPDQMDQDMEYDDELNLESLHHVSQGAARFSWMLKRLGIT
- a CDS encoding DoxX family protein is translated as MNALNNLLNFRISLKKAMLINRMTMGIFFLVSGIANYLNFNVENGFYQTVLTLKLQLWGPFPAGWEGIGPLPALIAIPYAWLLPLAEIVLGTLFALGLWIRWTGLLLILMTFSIILAFGIIPAGSLFPNAAESFNKNIMFMTLIWMCIAYEVDTKRARMRRTEERLYLSSIGDSGNAQ
- a CDS encoding DMT family transporter; translation: MTKHSVIFDRIPSVVYLWTAILIFAASNAVTRKVTEIGAQHLIDGRNPISLCNVLFVGNLCALVVMISVFGRQWNKRTLRQLSYQDWLSLVAIAMLSGALAPALIFAALDTTNVTNVVLIGRLEPPLTLIFSVLLLKARVNVWTALGSLVSLVGVTVTAVIASSEHVMMPLMGGLFHVGRGELMTAIAACVLAIATVISKSRLKHIPLGIFNIVRVGLGTVVFFVLANVLYGAQHFVDVFSPFLWKWMLLYGSVIVVAGQLCWFAGLRHSTPAMTTLASSFNPIAAIAMAYLILGEIPTAAQYTGATIILAGVVLSLIGSLQEIKSRKHADPTPYGQQMGMITGFRGV
- a CDS encoding GMC oxidoreductase, which translates into the protein MSTPHYDVIIIGTGAGGGTLAHRLAPSGKKILVLERGTFLPREKENWDTVQVFQKDRYHTSDVWYDRDGEPIHPGTGYWVGGNTKVYGGALFRWRERDFEQVIHTGGISPEWPLKYRDFEPYYTEAEKLYDVHGKSGQDPTEPYRSEEYPHPAIAHEPRIAEIHDALQAKGYHPFHLPLAIKLNEANRRLGACIRCNTCDGFPCLVNGKADSDINCIRPTVDTSTNVTLFTEAEVLRLHTSVSGREVTHVEARVAGHRTLFSADIVVVSCGAINSAVLLLKSANDQHPYGLANSSDQVGRNFMKHQNGAIVGVARKLNPTLFQKTMGFNDFYWGEPGFDYPMGHVQLLGKVNKDLVALDAPKFAPGMALDEVAKRSVDWWLTAEDLPDPKNRVTVQNSTITLDYTDNNIAAFDRLLYRWTEVLQSIDCGDHILPCSLYFRKRVPLQGVAHQCGTCRFGEDPTTSVLDLNCRTHDVDNLYVVDGSFFRSSAAVNPTLTIIANALRVGDHLLDRLK
- a CDS encoding NAD(P)/FAD-dependent oxidoreductase, which encodes MNSSSQPTVIVGGGFVGLFTALHLEQQNYPHPIILIEPRDRFVFKPLLYELLTGEMHTDQICPLYTELLADRSILFVQDTVQTIDLHHSYVQLSSGQSYPYSKLVLALGSRATYFNTPGASDYAFPLTSDQEAIALRDHLKTCLRQARQTPDPEERLRLLTVAIAGAGPAGVELACALADILPVWYDDMGGNYEELRIVLVNRSGEILKGDINSQLRTTAQRALNQRTIPVELLLDTAVTEIHPNGMNYQQHGKLNFLPAATIAWTAGTEPHPLLKELPVAPEHRNRRGQLQVSPTLQLPGFPEVFVGGDNAYVKDAPQPATAQVAYQQGKAIAHNLQALVQGRMLHPAHVTLRGTLMKLGIGEGVANVFDRFEVKGELGHLIRQGTYLELLPTPAHNAKATAEWFADHLLQRHQPRSLNPNHQHHTPLIAGISAIAASMLLTLPFAWRAAQPQQFQTTLSWTGLPTLLDNLTPSD